From the genome of Desmodus rotundus isolate HL8 chromosome 2, HLdesRot8A.1, whole genome shotgun sequence, one region includes:
- the CGGBP1 gene encoding CGG triplet repeat-binding protein 1 encodes MERFVVTAPPARNRSKTALYVTPLDRVTEFGGELHEDGGKLFCTSCNVVLNHVRKSAISDHLKSKTHTKRKAEFEEQNVRKKQRPLTASLQCNSTAQTEKVSVIQDFVKMCLEANIPLEKADHPAVRAFLSRHVKNGGSIPKSDQLRRAYLPDGYENENQLLNSQDC; translated from the coding sequence ATGGAAAGATTTGTAGTGACAGCACCACCTGCTCGAAACCGTTCTAAGACTGCTTTGTATGTGACTCCTCTGGATCGAGTCACTGAATTTGGAGGTGAGCTTCATGAAGATGGAGGAAAACTCTTCTGCACTTCTTGCAATGTGGTTCTGAATCATGTTCGCAAGTCTGCTATTAGTGACCACCTCAAGTCAAAGACTCATACCAAGAGGAAGGCAGAATTTGAAGAGCagaatgtgagaaagaagcaaaggCCTCTAACTGCATCCCTTCAGTGCAACAGTACTGCGCAAACAGAGAAAGTCAGTGTTATCCAGGACTTTGTGAAAATGTGCCTGGAAGCCAACATCCCACTTGAGAAGGCTGATCACCCAGCCGTCCGTGCTTTCCTGTCTCGCCATGTGAAGAACGGAGGCTCCATACCTAAGTCAGACCAGCTGAGGAGAGCATATCTACCCGATGGATATGAGAATGAGAATCAGCTCCTCAACTCACAAGATTGTTGA
- the LOC112302612 gene encoding uncharacterized protein translates to MTSQHLRENRVQAQKLFPHHHLLKN, encoded by the coding sequence ATGACTTCCCAGCATCTCAGGGAAAACAGGGTGCAAGCCCAGAAACTATTTCCACACCACCACTTGTTGAAAAACTGA